The sequence CAAGGGAATACAAGGAAATGATTCTGTAATGTGGATATTTTGGTTTTAATCATCTATAAAACTGACCCTGTGAGTTCCCCAAGACCCTTTCCATGTGGTTATGTAACCCACTCTTTCCCCATGTATTCTTAAGTACCCATTAAAATACTGCCCAAAGCTGGACATTACGAGTGttggagcatttgcctagcatgcacaaatgACCAAACTAGTATACTTGGAAAGAACATGTCTTCATGTGTGAAGAGTTTGACTACATACGTAAGGTCATAGCTAAAAACTTGGGAGAACTTGAAAAGGGGGTTCAATGAGACAGAAATCAGTTATGGTCAAGAGGGTGctatccagccgggcggtggtggcgcacgcctttaatccagcactcgggaggcagagccaggcggatctctgtgagttcgaggccagcctgggctaccaagtgagttccaggaaaggcgcaaagctacacagagaaaccctgtctcgaaaaaccaaaaaaaaaaaaaaaaaaaaaaaaaaaaaaagagggtgctATCCAAGCGTTTAGTACTATTTGGGACCAAGTGACTCCAAGCCCCAGTCCCTTTCATGCTTGGGAGTTACCTGCACCCGAGGAGTCATCCCAGGAGTCCTCAAGGTCACTGGCTTCGGGCATCCGGTCACTGATTCTCAGTTGACAATCCTCATCTGATTCCTTAACTGTTTGCAAAATGCGCTGATGACCAGCTGCCTGAGTCCTTTTTTGTTTCCGCATGCTGCTTCCCTCTTGCCCTGGGGTGTCAGAGGCCACTAAATTCTGATCACAGTGCTTGGCCCAAGCACCAGCCTCCATTAAGTTGTCTGGGTCAGTCACTATCTGATTTCGAAGAAGCGGATCCAACATATCATAAAATGGACAGTGCGGTGGATCCCCCATACTTGTGGCATGGGCAACATAGGCCTTTAAATACAATGCCTTCAGAACTTTAAACTTGGAGCGGCACTGGCGTTCGGTGCGGCGGAAGCCCTCCTGCTGCATCCGCTTAGACACGGCCTGATAGACATCTGCATTATGATGCATAGTATGGAGGCGTTGGATGTACTCTGCCTCGCCTAGTATGGAGAGAAGAGTTCGGGTCTCCTGTCTGGACCAACGGATGCCCGCACTGCTATTGGTGGTGGTGGCCATAGTGGGCTGGGAAGGCTACTGAAGCAAGCTCCTGGGCAGCAGGGTACAATTTTGAAGGCGTGGGGAAGTTCTGTATGCTCTCAGCATATTTCCAGGAGGAGCCAGCCGGTTCTTTCCTCTCAGGGCTAATTGCTGAGAAGCCAGGTCTGAGGACAACACTTCTGGCTGGAAAGCCACAGGGGAATGAGAGTTATAGGGAAGGTGTGAGGATCATTCTGGCAGCAAGATAAGTAGTGCTACCTGTGTGTAAGCCACCGAGGAACATGGCCAAGACTCGGGGAACTCACCCACTCACGGGAAGTACAGGACTATGGGCTTAACATCTTGGTAACACAAGGATGGACTCTTTTACAAAGGGCTAAATGCACACAAGGCTAAGGCCTGATATGACCATGCTGTATAAAAATGACCACAGTCTGGTTAAGTAGCTAGGCCGAGGAGGAATATAACCCGAACATGAGGCAACTACCTCTACAGAAGTACCACCAGGGCTGTGTGGTCTAGTGGTATGTCTGAATAGTATTCGACTTTTACTACTTTGCTTTATttactgtggtgtgtgtatgtgttacccATCTGACTCACTACTGAATTCTGGCTAAATGGATTTAACTTTCAAGGCCAGAAAAATGAGCTTAAGCTGGTCTGCTAGTATAAAGTACATAATATGATAAATGACAGTCAGGGTAGCATAAAGGAAACAAATCGGAACCTCACTGGCTTCCAGGGGACAGATCTGGAGATGTTCTGTCTTGACTGGGTCAGCATTAGTGCCCTGCAGTGATACTCAACTACAGTGTTGCGGGACGGTAGCATGGGGGAAATGGTAAATCTAGTAATACACtggttgtctttgttttctttcacatGAAACTAGAATTATCCccaaaggggagggggggggtctcTAAAAAATTACTGGTTCCTCAATGGACTCTGGCTTCAAGATCTATCACAACTCCTCATTTATGACTCAAAAACATTTGatgacaatttatttttaatatgcttAGCAGGACATTTTAACATACTTACTAATAACTACCAAAGCTAAAGGACATGGGAGTAtaatcatcacacacacacacacacacacacacacacacacacacacacacacacacaatctgaatTCATTCCTAAATATTCTGTTATCAAGTTCAGTGTACTAAACAGGCAAGaactagataaataaatatgtataggTAAATGAAGTATTAAATTTAACTAACAAtctctaaattttaaaatcaaccCAAGGAAATGTCTAATATTCGCCTTCTAATTAAGTGAAGTAGACCAGAGAgtgtggagctgaggattgagTCCCGATCTGCAGGCTCATCTAATTCACCTCTTTAATTTGGAAAAGCCACAAATCCTTGTGCCTTGACTTCCTCATCTATAAACAGCAAAGGAGAGTACCCGCCCGACAGATTTTTATGAGGGTGTTGAGAGGAGT is a genomic window of Peromyscus maniculatus bairdii isolate BWxNUB_F1_BW_parent chromosome 5, HU_Pman_BW_mat_3.1, whole genome shotgun sequence containing:
- the Msantd7 gene encoding zinc finger and SCAN domain containing 29, with protein sequence MATTTNSSAGIRWSRQETRTLLSILGEAEYIQRLHTMHHNADVYQAVSKRMQQEGFRRTERQCRSKFKVLKALYLKAYVAHATSMGDPPHCPFYDMLDPLLRNQIVTDPDNLMEAGAWAKHCDQNLVASDTPGQEGSSMRKQKRTQAAGHQRILQTVKESDEDCQLRISDRMPEASDLEDSWDDSSGAGCSQGTPSYNSSHHLFRGSVAPCQSSPLTRLGVSRESSPCTSTSRNPLGAASTPQPPGSSSRVAFISGGDRLLTSEPPPRWARRRRRSVARTIAAELAENRRLARELSKREEEKLDRLIAIGEEASAQQDTANELRRDAVIAVRHLATAVEEATGAFQLGLEKLLQRLISNTKS